Within the Chloroflexota bacterium genome, the region CGCTTGGTGATGACCTTGGCGATCTGGGGGTAGTAGTCCGTGAGCGGCGACGTGAGCGTGGACGTCGCGACGCCGTGGCCGCCGGTGAACACGTCAAGGGCGCCCGGCACGTCAAATGCATATGCGAGGGCAGCCCGCACGCGGGGATCGAGGAGCGACTTCGGGTTGGCGATTTCTGGCCGAAGCTGGATCTCGGTCAGTCGCATGAGCACGGGCGCATAGAACACCGTGCCACCGTTTCGCGTGGCCCACTCGCGCTCGAGGGTCTGCCCTCCATCGTAGTCCAGCACGAAATCGGCGACATACTGCGCGTCGCCACTCAACATCTTCGCCAGCGCGGTGTTGGGATCACCGACAAATTCCAGCCGGAGCCGATCGATCTTTGGTCGGCCCAGCGCGTGTCCCGCGAAAGCGCTGGCCTCGATATATGCGCCGGGCTCCCAGGACTCGACGCGGTAGGGGCCCAGCCCCACGTAATCCACGGTCCAGAAGGGCAGGCTCACGAACTCCGACGGGTCGCGCTGGGCAAAAGTGTCGCCCAGAATGTGTTTGGGGAGCGCCTGGAACGTGGCGTCCATCTGCGCGGCGTCCGGAAACGGCGCCTTCCAGTGGATGACGACCGTTTGCGGATCGACCGCCGCGACCTCCTCCATTTCACGGATCGGCTCCGACTGGGATGCCCCGAGATCCGGCGCCGCGTACACCTGCCAGCCGAAGACGAAATCTTCAGCCGTGAGTGCGACCCCATCGTGCCACGTCAGGTTCGGGCGAAGTCGGTGCGTTGTCTCCATCCGCCCGTCAGGCATGACCCGCCAGCTATCCGTGTTCAACGCGGGCAGATCGGTCTCCAGGTACGGATGCGGAACGCGCTTCTCGTCCACCTCGTCAAGCGTCCCGTTGAACAAACGGATCGGGGGTGTGAGAGAGCCAGAGTAGCCGACGAGCGGTTTAGATGCCAGGCTCGGCGGCTCGCCCCGCACGATGATGTTCAGGGTCCGCTGAGGCGCGGTGGACGGGGCAGCCTCCCGCGGGCCGGCAACCCCCGAAGCGCCCCGCGTGCCGCACGCCACGAGCCAGATCATCAACGACAGCAAGGCCACGCGGTGCTGGGTGCTCATCATCGAAGATGCCTCCTCACGGTTCCCCAGCGGCTCCCGACTGCGCGGCCACGAGCCCGCCGGTTTCGCACCAGCGTACATCACGGACCGTGAGCCATCCACCCGATGTCACGACATCGCCTGCGCATCTTCCATTGGAATCGCCACCGGCTGGTTGCTACTATTCCGAACATCGGACGCCGACACGCGCCGGCGCGGATTCGCAACAGGACGAATGGAGCGGTGCAATGACCGAAGTCGAGGCTCAGACGTTGCAGGAGCGAGCGGCACGAACGCTGCGCGGGATCGTCGAGAAGTACAGCCACGCCGAAGCTGAAGTGGTCAGAGTCTACTTCGATTCGCCCCACACCGCCGAAGAGCACGTGGAAGTCCTGCTGAAACAGATCGGACGGGAGATTCAAGGCCGGCAGCGGCTAGGACCCACCATCACCTCGATGGCCGATCGCCTCGA harbors:
- a CDS encoding ABC transporter substrate-binding protein, with the protein product MMSTQHRVALLSLMIWLVACGTRGASGVAGPREAAPSTAPQRTLNIIVRGEPPSLASKPLVGYSGSLTPPIRLFNGTLDEVDEKRVPHPYLETDLPALNTDSWRVMPDGRMETTHRLRPNLTWHDGVALTAEDFVFGWQVYAAPDLGASQSEPIREMEEVAAVDPQTVVIHWKAPFPDAAQMDATFQALPKHILGDTFAQRDPSEFVSLPFWTVDYVGLGPYRVESWEPGAYIEASAFAGHALGRPKIDRLRLEFVGDPNTALAKMLSGDAQYVADFVLDYDGGQTLEREWATRNGGTVFYAPVLMRLTEIQLRPEIANPKSLLDPRVRAALAYAFDVPGALDVFTGGHGVATSTLTSPLTDYYPQIAKVITKRDYNLQTAQQKLEAAGMRRDADGFYVSASGEPLKLDIWTTGGAVFERENRIFADSLRQAGVDATPQSMTPARLSDAQARALTPGLFTSGAGNKRLGDFVLDNIPRPENRWNGNNRGGWRSPDYDRFYQAYSTTLDPNERIERIADMERVLNEDVGAIPHYFTTVVTAYSSQLSGPSARMDPDAPLTIYRIENWTWQS